A single Rhopalosiphum padi isolate XX-2018 chromosome 4, ASM2088224v1, whole genome shotgun sequence DNA region contains:
- the LOC132930404 gene encoding non-structural maintenance of chromosomes element 1 homolog: protein MAYNNKHRRFLQYFMHERMVSENDAKKVNEIIFPEKIIDDVIELINIKISPLEFKINKVVCEQNGNVTYVFIATFLDDFNIKPDPSKINFGRLVNHIIASGGSVTYDEIMTSCKTISDTQLDNFFTSKYLIADEDKNIYLSPLAISELEGYLTDKFQDKRCMGCLSIVGHGIKCPSCDKFAHGHCLTAYFNNVGSKKCPKCSNTLNINWNSITTVNKL from the coding sequence ATGGCATACAATAATAAGCATAGaagatttttacaatatttcatgCATGAAAGAATGGTTTCCGAAAATGATGCTAAAAAGgtgaatgaaattatttttcctgAGAAAATAATTGATGATGTCATTGaactaattaacattaaaatttctCCACTTGAATTCAAAATCAACAAAGTGGTATGTGAACAAAATGGCAATGTAACCTATGTATTCATCGCTACGTTTCTTGATGATTTCAATATCAAACCGGATCCAAGTAAAATAAACTTTGGTAGACttgttaatcatattattgCTTCTGGTGGATCAGTAACTTACGATGAAATTATGACATCTTGTAAGACTATATCTGATACTCAGTTGGATAACttttttacatcaaaatatttgatTGCTGACgaagacaaaaatatatatttatcaccaTTGGCCATCAGTGAATTGGAAGGGTATTTGACAGACAAATTTCAAGACAAAAGATGTATGGGTTGTTTGAGTATTGTTGGACATGGTATCAAATGTCCTTCATGTGATAAGTTTGCGCATGGGCATTGCTTGactgcatattttaataatgtgggTAGCAAGAAATGTCCTAAATGTTCtaacacattaaatattaattggaaCTCGATAACAACAGTTAATAAGTtatga
- the LOC132929456 gene encoding large subunit GTPase 1 homolog, whose protein sequence is MGGKKKGGASHNFGRALIKDRFGRGKKTLNADSFLHTSDLADGYDWGRLNLQSVTEQSSFEEFLSTAELAGTEFTAEKLNVEFVPESRMVGTLTDEERSKIEKSHKEFKHFIKIPRRPEWDDKTTAEDLESKERHNFLEWRRKLAELQEEQGLVLTPYEKNLGFWRQLWRVVERSDVLVQIVDARNPLLFYCEDLEKYSKEVDTNKTNLLLLNKSDLLTAQQRKYWAKYFDSRAITVAFYSAKQSEETIEEGNEDANETVEKVAEEEEIEEEEEEDEDEDEDEWNSSDYETDEEEEVIGDVDDECPKFKNSSKLLTKEQLITLFKTIHGNNKRLSDELVTIGLVGYPNVGKSSTINTLLVNKKVSVSSTPGKTKHFQTLFVDKELMLCDCPGLVMPSFVFTKADLIINGILPIDQMRDHRPPVNIICSQIPKHILEDQFSIMVTKPLEGEDPNRPPTADEFLNAYACSRGYMTANGQPDGSRAARVILKHYVNGRLLFCIAPPEVDQKKFHSFPPPEENRATKTFTPFENILLKPNVASGSDLDNTFFKKTTMGAHSKGMKKMDIMGSINNQAQQNTSKPWKNHKEKRNKHEKLRRQFRHLDI, encoded by the exons ATGGGTGGTAAGAAGAAAGGAGGAGCTAGTCATAATTTTGGCCGTGCGTTAATCAAAGACAGGTTTGGTCGTGGTAAAAAGACACTGAATGCTGACTCATTT ctTCACACATCTGATTTAGCTGATGGATATGACTGGGGAAGACTCAATTTGCAGTCTGTAACAGAACAGAGTTCTTTTGAAGAGTTTTTGTCCACAGCAGAATTGGCAGGAACTGAATTTACA GCTGAAAAGTTAAATGTTGAATTTGTGCCCGAAAGTCGAATGGTTGGTACTTTGACTGATGAAGAACGGTCAAAGATTGAAAAGTCCCATAaagaatttaaacatttcattaaaattccccGAAG ACCTGAGTGGGATGACAAAACTACTGCCGAAGACTTAGAATCAAAAGAAAGGCATAATTTCTTAGAATGGCGTCGCAAATTGGCCGAACTTCAGGAAGAACAGGGCTTGGTGTTGACTCCTTATGAAAAAAACTTGGGCTTTTGGAGACAATTGTGGAGAGTTGTTGAGAGAAGTGATGTATTAGTTCAGATTGTGGATGCTCGCAacccattattattttattgtgaagACTTGGAGAAATATTCAAAAGAAGTGGatacaaataaaactaatttattgttgttgaaTAAGTCTGACTTATTGACTGCTCAACAACGTAAATACTgggcaaaatattttgactccaGAGCTATTACAGTTGCTTTTTATTCTGCTAAGCAAAGTGAAGAAACTATTGAAGAAGGAAATGAAGATGCTAATGAAACG GTTGAAAAAGTAGCTGAAGAAGAAGAaatagaagaagaagaagaagaagatgaaGATGAAGATGAAGATGAGTGGAACAGTTCAGATTATGAAACTGATGAAGAAGAAGAAGTAATTGGAGATGTAGATG ATGAATGTCCTAAGTTCAAAAATTCTTCAAAGCTATTAACAAAAGAACAATTAATCACTCTATTTAAGACAATTCATGGAAATAATAAACGTTTGTCTGATGAATTAGTTACTATTGGATTAGTAGGTTATCCTAATGTTGGTAAAAGTTCAACAATCAATACCCTTCTTGTCAATAAGAAAGTGTCAGTATCTTCTACTCCaggaaaaacaaaacattttcag ACACTTTTTGTTGATAAGGAATTGATGTTATGCGATTGTCCAGGCTTAGTTATGCCTAGTTTTGTGTTTACAAAAGCTGACCTTATTATAAATGGTATTCTTCCCATCGATCAGATGCGGGATCACAGGCCCCCTGTAAATATAATCTGTTCACAAATACCAAAACACATATTAGAAGATCAGTTTAGTATTATGGTGACAAAACCATTAGAAGGCGAGGATCCAAACCGACCGCCCACAGCTGATGAATTTCTCAATGCTTATGCAT GTAGTCGAGGATACATGACAGCTAACGGACAACCAGATGGTTCTAGAGCAGCTCGTGTAATACTTAAGCATTATGTTAATGGACGGCTATTGTTCTGTATTGCTCCACCAGAAGTTGATCAGAAAAAATTTCATTCATTCCCACCACCTGAAGAAAATCGTGCAACAAAAACATTTACACCATTTGAAAACATTCTTCTCAAg CCAAATGTTGCATCTGGTTCAGATTTAGATaatacgttttttaaaaaaacaaccatGGGTGCACACAGTAAAGGCATGAAAAAGATGGATATAATGGGCAGTATTAATAA TCAAGCTCAACAAAATACATCCAAACCATGGAAGAACCATAAAGAAAAAAGGAACAAACACGAAAAGTTAAGACGCCAATTTAGACATCTTGATATATGa